The Herpetosiphon gulosus nucleotide sequence GAATGTTATGCGCCAGCGTCGATGGGTAATCAGTCTGTTCACAATTGTGCTTGTCGGATGCAGTAATGTTCAGGCTAGCAACATTACCCCAAGTGTTATTCCGTTACCAACTGCTACGCCTGAACCAAGCGTTAAACCCTTGCCAAGCGTAACACCAGAGCCATCGGTCAAGCCTTTGCCATTGGAGACTACATTGCCGATTGTGCCAACAGCAGTCCCCTTGGCAACCGCAACCCAAATTGAGCCGCCAACCGTAGTGCTACCAACCCTTGAGTTAGCAACTGCCACAACAGCAATGCCATCGGCAGATCAGCTACCGCTCGAAGCATGCCAACAAGCAGTACAAACCGAGGCGACTCAATACAACATATCAAAATTTTCGCCTGATTTAATGCGGGTAACGCCAATTAATCCAAATACATGGGAGCTTGTCTCGACTGCGACGGTAAGCTTCGATAACCCCAACTCAGCTACCTTCGAATTGCTGTGGTTGTGCGAAGTAATGCTAGATGCCAATCAGCAATGGTCGATTAATAAGGTGTATTACACCAGTCAATGGTAGTTGTTTGACAAATTCAAGACCTTTCTCTATACTTATCGGTATAGAGAAAGGTCGTCATGGCTAATCGGGCTACGCTGTTAGAACAGGCCTTACAATTATTTGCTCAACGCGGCTACGACGCGATTGGCGTGCAAGAAATTGTTGAGCAAGCTGGCGTTACCAAGCCCACACTTTATCACTACTTTGGCAGCAAACGTGGCCTACTAGAGGCATTAATCAACGAGCGGCTTCAACCATTAATCGATCAACTTGCCAATGCCACAATCCATGCCAACGATGTTCCAGCTAGTTTAGCGGCAATTTTTCAGCTCTATTTTGATTTTGCTCAAGCAGAGCCATTGCTTTATCGCATGCAATTAGCAATGTGGTTCAGCCTGCCCGATAACGAGGCTTTTCAAATTGTGGCGGTCGCTGCTGCCCAACAACAAGCCTTGATCGAAAGCTTTTTTGTCCGAGCCAGCAGCTTTCATGGCAATATGCGCGGTCGTCAACGGGTCTATGCTGCTACTTTACTAGGCACAATCAACACCTACATTGGGTTAACCTTGAGTGGCTCAATTCAGGCAACGCCGCAAATCATTCACCAAGCGGTTCAGCAATTTTCATATGGTATTTATTCCTAAATTTTTTTAGTCATCACATTATACCGATCGGTATAAAGGAGAATCTATGCATCCATGGGCTAACGACGCACAATGCTATCAGATCTATCCCTTGGGGCTTTGCGGCGCACCAACGGGCAACGATCAGGCTAGCAAACCGATTGCGCGGCTCAATCAATTGCACGCTTGGATTGAGCACTTACAAGATTTAGGCATCAACCTGCTCTACCTTGGGCCAGTGTTTGAATCGAGCGCCCATGGCTACGACACAATTGATTATTTCACGGTTGATCGGCGGCTGGGCAACAACCGCGATTTACAACAGTTGATCGCGGTGTTGCATGCGGCAGGCATTCGCGTGCTGCTTGATGGGGTGTTTAACCACGTTGGCCGTGATTTTTGGGCCTTCCGCGATCTACAAATCCATGGTCAGGCTTCGGCCTATGTCGATTGGTTCGCAGGCTTGGATTTCAATCAGCGCAGCCCATATGGCGATCAGTTTAGCTATCAAGGTTGGCATGGTCACTACGATTTAGTCAAGTTGAACTTATTCAATCCAGCGGTGCGCGAACATCTTTTTCAAGCGGTCAGCCAATGGATTGAGCAATTTGGCATCGATGGCTTACGCCTCGACGCTGCAGATCAGATCGATCATGGATTTTTGGCGGAACTGGCAAGCCATTGCAAAAGACTACGCAACGATTTTCTGTTGCTTGGCGAAGTGGTGCATGGCGATTATCGCCAGTGGGCCAACCCAACGATGCTCGATAGCGTGACCAACTATGAAGCCTACAAAGGCCTGTATTCTAGCCTAAACGATCGGAATTATTTTGAAATTGCTTACAGTCTGAATCGGCAATTTGGCGCTGGTGGTATCTATCGGGCAACACCATTGTATAACTTTGTTGATAATCATGATGTCGATCGAATTGCCAGCAGCTTGCATAATCCAGCCCATCTCTACCCTTTACATCTATTGCTTTACACCATGCCTGGCATGCCCTCGCTTTATTATGGCAGCGAATGGGGCTTGCTTGGCCAGAAAACCGCCACCAGCGACCAAGCCTTGCGGCCAGCCTTGCCTCAACCCAACCAAATTCAGGCCCAACAACCTGATTTATTGCCAGCGATTCGCCAATTGAGCCAGCTGCGCCACGAATATGCCGCCTTACGCGATGGCGAATATGCGCAACTGTATGTGCAGGCCGAACAGCTTGTGTTTGTGCGCTGGACTAAACAGCAAACAGTTGTAGTAGCGTTGAATGCAGCCTCAAGTACCCAAACCATTCAATGTGTTGTACCATTTGGCGAAGGCTCATTGCTCGAAGATCGCTTGAATGGCGGACAAATCAAGGTGCAGCATGGCCAATTGCAGTTGAATATTCCAGCTACTTGGGGGCAAATCTGGCAATTGACCAATTGAATTTGATCCATGAAGAGCACGAAGGAACACGAAGATGTTTTAGCCACGAATTGCACAAATTCCACGAATGATGCTTCTGCTCCTCGTAGTTTATATCATCACCTCAATACTTGGTCTCAATGTTCTATCTTCATGCTCTTCGTGGTTAAAACGGCATTCCTCACTCCTATGGCCTTTTTGAATTGGCGTGTTTCAGTTAAAATGAAAGCCAGTTTACACAAAGGACTGAGTAATGACCAAGATAAAAAAACAACGTTTGGATGTATTATTAGTTGAATTACAGCTTGCGCCGACTCGTGCCAAGGCCCAAGCATTAATTATGGCTGGCGAGGTGATCGTCAATAGCCAAGCCGAAACCAAAGCTGGCACAATGATTGATCCTGCTGCTCAAATCACGCTAAAATCGAGCTTACCCTATGTTGGACGGGGTGGTCTCAAACTTGCCCATGCCCTTGATAGCTTTAATATCGATCCTCAAGGCTGCGTTGCGCTTGATGTTGGCGCTTGCACTGGTGGGTTTAGCGATGTGCTGTTGCAACGTGATGCCGCCCATGTCTATGCAATTGATGTTGGTTATGGCCAGCTTGATTGGAAAATTCGCCAAGATCCACGAGTGACCGTGCTCGAACGCACCAATATTCGCTATTTAGAGCACTTGCCGCATGCCGAGGAACAACCAGCGCCACTAGCCACCTCTGGGGTTGTTGATGTCTCGTTTATCTCGCTGGGCTTGGTGCTACCAGCCATGTTACGGTTGCTGACTGCCGATGCCTGGATTGTCTGCTTGATCAAGCCCCAATTTGAGGCTGGCTCAGAGCATGTTGGCAAAGGTGGAATCGTGCGCGACTCGGCGGTGCATCGCCGCGTGATCGAGCGGGTTGTGCAGCAGGCCAACGATTTGGGCTTAGGTTTGGCTGGATTGACCCGCTCACCAATTACCGGAGCCGAAGGTAATATTGAATTTTTGGGCTATTTTCAACGTAACGCGGTTGCAACAATTGATCTGCCGCAAGCGTTAATTGGCCTAGGCTTATGAGTAACGATTGGCAACTACAACGTCAACGCATGGTTGACGAACAACTCATGCCACGAGGCATTCATGATCAGCGAGTTTTGGCGGCGATGGCCAATGTACCACGTCATTTATTTGTGCCTGAAAACTTGCAAGCCCAAGCCTATAGCGATCAAGCGCTGCCATTGATGTTGGGCCAGACCATCTCGCAGCCCTATATTGTGGCGTTGATGGCCCAGGAATTGTTGCTGAATCCTCATGAACAACTACTTGAAATTGGCGCTGGTTCAGGCTATGCTGCCGCAGTATTCGCTGAATTGGTGCACAAGGTCGTGACGATCGAGCGCCATCAAGCCTTAGCCGAACAAACTCAGGCTCGGCTCAACAAGCTTGGTTATGTCAATGTTGAGGTAATTTGGGGTGACGGCTCATTGGGCTATCCGACAGCAGCACCCTATCATGCCATCAGCATTCCGGCGGCCACGCCCCAACTAGCTCAAACGCTGCTCGGCCAGTTGCACGCTGGCGGGCGCTTGGTTGCCCCAGTTGGCGACGCGCAGGACCAACAATTGATTCGATTACAACGGCAAGGCCAAAATTGGCAAAAAACCACGATTAGCAATGTTCGCTTTGTGCCGCTGATTGGCGCTGGTGGCTGGGAGCACGCACCAGAAACCACGGCGGAAGGAGAGTAGGCTCAATGTTTAATCCACAGGCTGGCTATCCATTTCGCTCAGATAACAAACCTCGCAATGAACTATTCGAATTTGCCAAGGCTTGGCTGGGCACAACCTTAGCTTTTGCCTTGGTCTATCGACACACTATGCCGTTGATTGATGCCATGATTATTATGGGGATTGCCGCAGGGTTCGGTATTGTCATCCACGAATTGGCCCATCGAGTGGTAGCACGGCGTTTTGGCAGCCAAGCACACTTTTTTGCCAACGATGCCATGTTGGTGATTTCGGTGTTGCTAGCATTAACTGGATTTATTTTTGCTGCACCTGGGGCGGTGCATCATCGTGGCTATCTGACCAAGAAACAGCTTGGGTTGGTGGCAGCGGCTGGCCCAGCCAGCAATATGGTTATTGCGATCATTTCGTTGCTGCTCATTCCAATCGCCAACACCCTCAACATTCAGTTTCTATTTAAGATTGCTGTCTATAGCTATGTGGTCAATTCGCTACTGGGGATTTTTAATATGATCCCCTATGGCCCGTTGGATGGAGCTAAAATTATGGACTGGGACATGCGGGCATTTATTGCCATGGCCTCAGTTGGTGGGCTATTGTTTGTTGTACAATACCTGCCGATTGCCAAAAACTTATTTGTCTTTGGCTTCTAAAGCTTTTTTGGAGGATATATGCGCCGACCATTGTTGGCTGGTAATTGGAAGATGCACTACGGGGTCAGTGAGGGCGTGGCCTTAGTTGAAGCACTCAGCGCCGATTTGACCGATCTCAGCGATCGTGATGTGTTAGTTTGCCCCCCATTCACGTTATTGGGCAGTTTAGCACCATTACTCGATGGCACTGCCATGGCTTTGGGTGCGCAAAATATGCACTACGAAGCCAAGGGAGCCTACACTGGCGAAATTGCGCCCCAAATGCTCAAGGAATTGGGCTGTAGCTATGTGATTTTAGGCCATAGCGAACGCCGTCAATATTTCGGCGAAACCGATGAGTTGATCAATCGCAAAGCCCATGCCGCCTTAGCCATCGGCCTCAAGCCGATCGTGTGTGTGGGCGAAGTCAAAGCTGAACGCGATAGTGGTCAGGCCGAAAGCGTCGTTGTTGGTCAATTACGCGGTAGTTTAGCTGGATTAAGCGCCGAGCAATTGCGCGGTGTCGTCATTGCCTACGAACCAGTTTGGGCGATTGGCACTGGCGA carries:
- a CDS encoding TetR/AcrR family transcriptional regulator → MANRATLLEQALQLFAQRGYDAIGVQEIVEQAGVTKPTLYHYFGSKRGLLEALINERLQPLIDQLANATIHANDVPASLAAIFQLYFDFAQAEPLLYRMQLAMWFSLPDNEAFQIVAVAAAQQQALIESFFVRASSFHGNMRGRQRVYAATLLGTINTYIGLTLSGSIQATPQIIHQAVQQFSYGIYS
- a CDS encoding alpha-amylase family glycosyl hydrolase; protein product: MHPWANDAQCYQIYPLGLCGAPTGNDQASKPIARLNQLHAWIEHLQDLGINLLYLGPVFESSAHGYDTIDYFTVDRRLGNNRDLQQLIAVLHAAGIRVLLDGVFNHVGRDFWAFRDLQIHGQASAYVDWFAGLDFNQRSPYGDQFSYQGWHGHYDLVKLNLFNPAVREHLFQAVSQWIEQFGIDGLRLDAADQIDHGFLAELASHCKRLRNDFLLLGEVVHGDYRQWANPTMLDSVTNYEAYKGLYSSLNDRNYFEIAYSLNRQFGAGGIYRATPLYNFVDNHDVDRIASSLHNPAHLYPLHLLLYTMPGMPSLYYGSEWGLLGQKTATSDQALRPALPQPNQIQAQQPDLLPAIRQLSQLRHEYAALRDGEYAQLYVQAEQLVFVRWTKQQTVVVALNAASSTQTIQCVVPFGEGSLLEDRLNGGQIKVQHGQLQLNIPATWGQIWQLTN
- a CDS encoding TlyA family RNA methyltransferase → MTKIKKQRLDVLLVELQLAPTRAKAQALIMAGEVIVNSQAETKAGTMIDPAAQITLKSSLPYVGRGGLKLAHALDSFNIDPQGCVALDVGACTGGFSDVLLQRDAAHVYAIDVGYGQLDWKIRQDPRVTVLERTNIRYLEHLPHAEEQPAPLATSGVVDVSFISLGLVLPAMLRLLTADAWIVCLIKPQFEAGSEHVGKGGIVRDSAVHRRVIERVVQQANDLGLGLAGLTRSPITGAEGNIEFLGYFQRNAVATIDLPQALIGLGL
- a CDS encoding protein-L-isoaspartate(D-aspartate) O-methyltransferase, coding for MSNDWQLQRQRMVDEQLMPRGIHDQRVLAAMANVPRHLFVPENLQAQAYSDQALPLMLGQTISQPYIVALMAQELLLNPHEQLLEIGAGSGYAAAVFAELVHKVVTIERHQALAEQTQARLNKLGYVNVEVIWGDGSLGYPTAAPYHAISIPAATPQLAQTLLGQLHAGGRLVAPVGDAQDQQLIRLQRQGQNWQKTTISNVRFVPLIGAGGWEHAPETTAEGE
- a CDS encoding peptidase M50; this encodes MFNPQAGYPFRSDNKPRNELFEFAKAWLGTTLAFALVYRHTMPLIDAMIIMGIAAGFGIVIHELAHRVVARRFGSQAHFFANDAMLVISVLLALTGFIFAAPGAVHHRGYLTKKQLGLVAAAGPASNMVIAIISLLLIPIANTLNIQFLFKIAVYSYVVNSLLGIFNMIPYGPLDGAKIMDWDMRAFIAMASVGGLLFVVQYLPIAKNLFVFGF
- the tpiA gene encoding triose-phosphate isomerase; its protein translation is MRRPLLAGNWKMHYGVSEGVALVEALSADLTDLSDRDVLVCPPFTLLGSLAPLLDGTAMALGAQNMHYEAKGAYTGEIAPQMLKELGCSYVILGHSERRQYFGETDELINRKAHAALAIGLKPIVCVGEVKAERDSGQAESVVVGQLRGSLAGLSAEQLRGVVIAYEPVWAIGTGDTATPADAQAMHARIRAELAALSDQATADAVIIQYGGSVKPDNVDELMAQPDIDGALVGGASLKAADFIRIVRFK